gtaagctttttttttttttttgggcttatCAATACCATACACAGATCAGGTATAAGGTATGAAAGGaatgtgctctctctctctctctctctctctctctctcacaaagaAAGAAGCTTTCATGATGCTGCCTTTAATTATgtctttaacaaaaaataatttgtgtGTAAAAAGTATGTCCAAGGATAATCAATTTAACTAAAATGAAAGTTCTGTGCGTAGGAACGCATaaaccatgaaaaaaattagGAGCAGCGTAAAGGGAACATCAATGGAATCAATTGAAGGATGCGGTATCTTGACACTTCCTCACCAAACATTCACTTATAAATTGTacatcatttttcatatatgtgGAGTAGCCAACCAGATCAGGTCGATTCCTAATTTAGGGTATTCCAATCTACCAATATGTCTAATTTACAAATTAAAGTTTAGCCCAAACTAGTGATCAAATGGTGgataatataatatagagtaatgttatatacagttgtgAAGTGCGTAAAAAATATCCAAATATAATTCATGAAGTGAGCTGAGTCAAGTTGGGGTGTCTGGATGGTTGATGGAGTTTAAAGTGGAGGATAGTGAGTTGGGTTTGGGAACAAATGGGGCCtaaaagaataaagaatttGAAACAGTAacagtgatatattatatttcagACTTCTTACATTAGCTAGTATttagggctgtaatcgagccACGGTTCAAAATACTCAAACTTGAGTTTGAGCCCGAGTTCgagattcttttttattttttattcgagCTCGGCTTGATAAGTTAAAATCTCAATTCGCTCgaacttgaattattttttttaataagatttaataattaataaattaaataaaaaataactaatattaaatttatataactaaaaaaaaaatcttttgcgGCGACTTGTTGTCGCGGCAATAGGTATTCTAGTTTAGTTTGGTATTTAATGAATCATCATCGTtggattaaatttaaatatcaagcGGTAGACATTGAATTTGAAACCCTAATATTTCCCCCCACCCCGTACATTTtaccctttctctctctctcctcccatcaGCTCTCCAGCGCCGCAGCACCCCCTCCCatttcgctctctctctctctctctcctcggcTCCATCCCAGGCCACCGTCGCCGCCACCGAGCACGACCACCTCACCGGACCCAGCCAGCCCacgcctccctctccctctcttccctttctctctccccgaggcAAGCCCAAACCGAGTCCACTCCCTCACTCTGTTCCCAGCTGTCGCGAGGCAATCTGACGCCAGCGGTTGAGCCGCACCACCACCAGCAGCTCCCCACCTCACCGACGACCCGCTTCCTCCCTTTCCCACAGCCTAAGCCCCCAAATTTCCCTCTCCCTCGCACGCTTCATCTCCCTCTCGGCATTCTCTTCATCACGGTCCAGATCCGCCGCTAGGCCCACCGTGAGCCACCTCGACCGTCTCAACTCCTTCTTCCTACCTCGCGTTCTCTCTCTCACGGATCCCCTGTGCACAGCCACCAGATCTGTCGCCGTGAGCCACAATCGCCGCCTCTAGCCACGACGCCGCACCACCACGAGCAACCCACCGACACAGCAGCACCTCCCGCACGCTTTCATTCACTGTCGAAGCCCTTAAGCCTGGTAAAATCCTACCTTTATATATTTAGAGTAAATGGACGTGTATATATAGCGTGGTGTTGATTGCTTAGACAGATTTATATTCATGGATATGTAGTATTTTGATTGTGTTGTTGTGGAAGTCGGAGGAGAAACAGATTTGGTTGTGATGTTGTTGTTggattgtgaagtgttgggtctGGCGTTGTAGTTGTGAAGTTTTCTTTATATAAGGGCCATTATGTGACCGCAACTGATCATAATACtaagctagctagcttctacatacatatataatcttttGCTTGAACACGGTAAAtgatttgcaatatttttcactaatatgcttgcatatatatatatatatataagtcttgAAGTTATGGGTCAAAAACTAGTAGGGGTATTTTTCATCTTAATCAGGATGATCATATATTTTGGTAATACAATACattcttattaatatattattagttcTTATTAATATGACTGAACTCAGATCTGAATGTGGAGGATGGGTAATGTATCATAGTGGTGATCTAATAGTGAGGAGGGATTAAATTGTAAGGCTTGATATTATGAAGAGGGTTATATTTCAAGGATTAAGTGATGACTTGTATATGTATGAGTTGGAATGTGTTGTGTGAATGAAGTTGTAGGAAATGGTATGGATggaattatatatactaaatataGTTGTAGGTgaagtacttataaaaaaaatatatagttggAGGTGAAGTATAATGTTAGCACTCTAATATCACTAAAGtataatgtgatgtgattgtaTTAATTGAATTAAGTGATAGTAATATATGGATTGAGTATGAGTAGGTGTATGgattttaatagaattttcatatttgtgtttaagTGATTCTATGGCTCAATATGTGAATTTTCAGATGGAGAGGATTTCAGGAAACCTATGGCTCAAAATGTGGACTATATTGTTGTTGGAAATGTTAATTTTTGCACACTTGTATAATTTAATGTGACAAATggtaatttttcttgttacattctttacacagtttggagatgaTGACAAGAGATGTCATTTGGAACTCAAGTATTTATTGGAGATCAAAAGAGCAGTTAGATGAGTTTTGCcaaaataattgtatttttattcttttttatttctttccctcTTTATTTCCCCTCTTGTGAAGTGCATTCATGTTGTTTGTgataattagtaatttagtttaATATTGATTAGTCGGTGTTAAAcagtttctttctttattttattttttgcttttacaattattaatttttttttgaattcttttagCATTTTCCGCCAGACATATTCTTTTATATGCGTGTATTTGTGAGCACATGGTGTGTTAAACTTGGTCCTTTCAGTATTTTATATCAAACCTAGTCAAGAATTGAACTAGTTGAATTATTTGAGATACGCATAGCGCTATGTTCAATTTTTGTTCTTATATGAAGAATTATTTGAAAAGGTTTATATCATGAGCAAGCATCTCTtgaacttttattaaatttgttaAGTTAATTAGTCTCTATATCAACTATCTAGGCAACTTATATGTGGAGCTAAATTTAGCAAAAAGAGCATAACTTCAGAGATATAGCAAGGGCTTGTTGCACGATTCTTGGAGGGTATGTTGAATGTGGATAGTGTTTTTAATGTACCCAAATCTAAGAGACTCCTGCTTTTACCTAGTTGCTTCACCTTTGTGCACTCGAGTGCTTGATGAAGATAGAACTGTCTTTTAAAAGGGAGAAGGAAAGGATGCAGTTTGGTAGTGGGGACAAGGACAGAGAGAATGGATGGAGGGGTGGGGTGGGGTACCCAAAGTGGGGCAGACGGTTTTTGGATggataaaaaatgaatttgcaTCCAAAAACTGTCAATTCCATTCTTGGTTTTCCCTGTTTTcttggttttcagccattgttCTTAATGGTAATGTTCTTAGGTGttttttttgtatacttcctgtttACATGGGATTCGCCTATTTCATtcgttgaataaaatttttacttaaaaaaaaaaaactgtcaatCCCATGAACATTAGCATCTCTATGCTGTTGTCTCTCTAGTTGACTGCATATGGGATTGTGAATGtgcataataatttttttgttaatatctacaaaaactGTCAACAAGAGATGCTAATTTTATAGATTGTTggattatgaaaatgaaaatgaatatgattcttggagattatgaaaataaaaataaaaaagtacttaaaaaatacataaagaaatataaataataaataataataatattttgttattatagAGAGTCCGATGGCTAATCCATTGTAGACTTCAAGTTTTGAGTGATTAACTAAAAGCAAAAATGTTACATATGAGTCACTTTTTGAAGATTGgattggctaatccaatgccaatgctcttagttGTTCCTTTCTTTTCATGGTGTTCAAAATTTGTTTCTTGGTttatatgaagtatattttCCTTTGTTCATGATGCACTTTGCATGACTTTCTTGTTCATAAGATGTCTAATAGTCAATGAACTCGAATCTGCAGGAGGcacttctttcttttattctgTTAATGCAATAGAGCTGTACCTTCAGAGGACAAATATAGTTGAAGATTAGTGAATTTGTTGTGTTGTTCTTATACCCTATACCATGCTTAAGGTCCCAGATCATCAGGTTGCTGGCCACAAGGGTCGTGATGGAATGCTCGGTCCTCTGATTGATGATTCAGGGCACTTCTACAAGCCTCTTCAAGATGATGATCGTGGGTCCAATGAGGTAGCCTTCTATAAATCATTCTCATCCAACACTGAGATTCCAGATCACGTCCGGAGGTTCTTTCCTATTTTTTATGGAACTCGGCTTATAGAGGCATCTGATGGATCTGGCCTGCATCCTCATCTTGTGATGCAAGATATTATCTCAAGTCACCTCTATCCATCTATCATGGACATTAAGATTGGATCCAGAACGTGGCCCCCCCAAGCATCTGAGGACTATATCCAAACGCATTTAAAGAAAGACAGAGACACAACCAGCATTGCACTAGGGTTTAGGATATCTGGATTGCAGGTACGTGGGAGCAAAGAATCTGAAACCTGGAAGCCAGATAAAAAGCTTGTCAAGAAATTTACTGCCAAGGATGTTAGCTTAGTTTTGAGGAAGTTTGTCTCTTCTAACACGTCTGTAGATACAGGTATGGACCCTGATTGTTCTTTTGCATCAGCTGTTTATGGTGGATCTACTGGAATTTTGGCACAGTTGCTGGAGCTCAAAAAATGGTTTGAGGATCAAACCATTTACCATTTCTTTTCTTGCTCGGTTCTCATGGTGTATGATAAGGAATCAGTAGTTAAAGAAAGGAATTATGGTGCTGAAGTAAAACTTGTTGATTTTGCTCATGTTTTGGAAGGCAAGGGTGTTATTGATCATAACTTCTTGGGTGGGCTCTGTTCTTTGATAAAGTTTATCATGGAGATTCTGACCGGCTGTGATGAGGATGAAGAAGCCAAAGCTTCTCTACAAGACCCTAAGAAGAATTGTAATTATACTGATTGAGCCACTTAGAAATGAACAGGATGTCTTCAATGTTGACTTTCCCACCTCACTGTGTAGGTGTAGGCTCTGTCTTATCTATGCGCCTTCATGGTGGGATACTGAAATCTAAGTACTTTTGGCTCGTAGTAGTTTCTATTTCACttggaatcttttttttttttttttgttgggggggtGTTTTGTTGAGGAATTACACTTTGCATCCTAAATTGTAACTCTTTTGCATTGTTGTACTGCTTCCCAGGCGAATCAATTtgttgctttttattttattttatttaaatttaattttgtgcTGCATTGATCCTGcttattgttaatttttttttttttaaattcattttcttgtttgtttttgttggtggGTCTGGTATCAAATCTTGAACAGTAGATTGGAAAATAACGCTATTAGTCTATGGACAAGCACTGAGTTTTTTGGAGTATGTGATAGCTCTTGCTGGCCAGTCTAATGACCAAATTGTATAAGGAACTAATATTgtcttccttttccttcttgtaCGATATTTTCACATTTGCAGGTATACGagtgtgtttttatttgaatgttACTTTCCTTAATTCCTCTGTATGTAAACTCTCTCCCCTCTGAAGcaagtttaatgatttgaaaTAGAATTTCCGTATAGGATATGAACCATTGGTTATGGCATAGTGGGGTTGTGTTCCCAATTGGAGTGGGTACCATCCATGTTATTGTTTATGGATCTCTACAATTGCCTTAACGAGCTATTCTGTAGGAAGTGTGGTTTGTAATTCATATTAAATTGTCACTTGTCTGTCTCTAAGGATGTTATTATCCACATAAACTttgattttgtttaattttcaacttttctaTTTCTGAGCGTTAAGATTGTTTATGTTGCTCACTAATTCCCTTTTCCACGCTCCTTTGAAAATTGCAAACCTTTTTATAGGATCAAATTTCAGGCGGGATATTTGCTTCAGTGGGAAACTTGATGTAGCAGTGGCAAGGGTGGTCGCAGAAACGGGAATCTTACATAATCTTGAAAAACACCCTATCTTGGTTTCTTCTATGTTTTTGTGAGACTCTAAATGGTTAATTTCAGCTAAAGTTGCCCATTCTGGTTTTTTCATTTTCAGCTGAATACGATCTTCCTCTAGTTTGTGCTGGTGGTCTGTTTGTGGCTGCAGAGGGTCATGATCATCAAGTATGTCTCTGCTATCCTCTTCTGTAAGTTCAGCTACCTTATCATTGCCTTTCACTGAACTTTAATATTGATGGAGATTGTTGGCAGCAGCAAAAGAGTATACAAGAGATGGCCAAAGGACCTTGATCCTAAAGGCCTAATTGTTAGGGGGGCCAGATGAATATGTTGAGCTGTTTGGGAAGGTTTATTGTCAGTTAGTTGTGTTTGGTTTAAAGGGTCGCCTTGACGAGGTTcaacatcataaaaaataaatgcatggACATGAAGATTTTGGAGGGAGAAGAGTGGTGAGCATGATTAATTTTAATGACTAGGATTAAGAATGTTGAAGTTGCAATTAGGGggagtttggtccggtccggtcccaggagcttttgtggaccggaccggacctatttgGTCTAGGGTGTTCCCACCCTGGACTAGACCGAACTCCCTAAGGACCGGGCAGGTCTGGTTCCATTCGGGATGGTCTGGTCCGGTCGGTCCACCatgaacttttttattttattttattttatccatgggtattttgtttaatacttatgtaattatattgtaatatatttaatatatatacatatagtatactattatgtatatatatattatattagtaatacactaatactattagtctattagtatatagtaaattagtaataattactaacttatttactataactaacaatacactagtactaatactataactaataactatatgtaataatagtaatactctatgtaatatactagtattactatatctcttcaaaccccacacatttattaatactctttataatactatattaaataatagtaatactcttattactaatactcaaTGTAGTtgtagtgatttaatactaatatattacatattaagttaattatactaatactgttataaatttatacacatatgatatattataatttatactataactcttataatatgttaatatattattatattctagtcctatatattataattaataattatacattaaagaatataataataaattgatactaaatatatatagttatagacttataatgatttagttattatgaatttatgattaataacactatataatagtattagtattagactattagtaatttaatattgctatattatattagtaatattagttatgttgaattagtcagttagtataactatattctacattattagtattgatataaatattagtattagtgatagctatatagcctatattagaattgagagtcttagactatataataaactgatagtattagtacaactgtataagtatactgtatatatagttatatattagtattaattatagtgattagtataactatataatagtattaatagtagactattagtatagctatatattagtattagttatattgttatagtgatttaatatactataatttGTACTATAACTCtcataatatgttaatatattaatatatactaatactatatattatagttatacattaaagaatataataatacattcatactaaatatatatagttatacttatagtgatttagttattgaaattgttatgattagtataactatataaattataacagtattagactattaatatagttatatattagtaatattagttatggtgaatcggtgatttagtataactatataagtattaattatagtgattagtattaatcatagtgattagtataactatataaattatagtatagtgatgattatattaattattaattaaatataagcatagtgataattaaattatattaattatagtgataagtatactgtatagatatacatagtattaattatagttattagtataatcgtataaattatataatagtatattagtattaatagcagactattagtataactatatgttagtattagttatagtaatttagtataactatattagtataagtataactacagtctatattagactattagtatttttttttttataccatatataattatataattaattatatacaactactatataaataataatatatatattttaatttccattcggtccggtccggggtgaaaaacccttGGACTGGGACCGGACCAAATGAGTTTGGTCCCTTGAAAATTGGGTCTAGTCTAGTTCGATCCAAAAACGGCCGTCCGGTCAGTTTCTCTAGTCCAGACCGGCCAATTCTCAGCCCTAGTTGCAATTGTTTTTCTTCAAAGAACATATTGATTTAGGGGGATTGCACaggcaaaaaggaaaaatattcatGATGAGCATGACAGGCTGTACCTTTTTGTTTTACAAAATAAACCACAATACTGCCCTACATGAATTTGATGACATAGCCCTGACATTAAGGCCAAGTTTTCCCATGCTTTGAGAACGTTGTAGCATCGAGTGTAAGCTTCTTATTATATGTTCAAGGGTTTTACTACCCGTATGGGGAATGTTTAGAAAACATTCTTCTTGTGAACCTGCCTCATCGTCCCTGATTTAAATTCTGACCTTTGCAAGTTCTAGGCTATCACCTATATCAATTGCTTTTAAATGGAAGCATTTTGGTCTTTGTTTTTGGCTGTTAACTTCAATGGTCACTTGTTGACTTGGTTAGATGGTTCCTTGGCATAAACCTGCCCTAGAGAAATTGTAAACCCACCTGTGGGTAGCACAAGTGGTAAGGGCAAACTTGTAAGCATGAGCCCCATGTCACAAGTTTGATTTTCCCTGGAATCAAACTGTGATTCAAGTGGTGGGAGGCCATGGCAGTGGGTTGCTGTGCTAGTCTTCCTGGGGGTAtaggttccatgggtgagtcctaaggaCTCTGCAGTGGGGTGTTTCCCCCGtcatcaaaaagaaaatttagcttgTAATCTTTGAATATTGAAATAACTTTGTATTAAGCAGTTGATATGCGGCTATATTGAACTGATATTAGTATTCTTTATTCAATGAGTGCCAGTGGAGCCATGCAACCCATATCAACTCTGGACTTTGTGATCCAGGGATGCCAGCGAAAGCACAACTGTAAATAATTCAGATCCCATTCTGCTGTTGAaattgtacttcttgcaagcacagataattatatttagcatacctaccaaaaattatatttagcatatctataaaaaattatattaagcaAAGAACAAAAGCAAGCAAATATACATTTTGATCCACCAGTGTGACCTGTTGTGTGCCTGATGTTCATTCTTATTTAAATAAAGCAATAGGCTTGCTTGTGCAATGAGATGGTCAATTATTGAGTTCCTTTTTGCTGGTTGTGGAGTAAGCAGTGGGGACTCTGTATATTTAATGATaggtcaattttttaaattatatttcgaGTGATCCGGCATtgtaaggagaaaaaaaaaaaaaaaaggatggccAAAGCCATAGAAGAAAGTTTCATCATGAATAATACAGAATAAAGATGAGAATAAATATGCTTGCTTTTCTGGAATTGTTTGAGAAGTATTTGCTGTCAGCAGCAATGCAGTTCAGGAAATATATAGATATCATCACAACATATTTAGTGATGATTAATCTTTTGACTAATTGGGGAATTTACTGTATTTTTGGTCAACATGATGGTACTCTGAATAATTAAATTGGCAGGGGATACAGTTAGATTACATTTGCCTGATGGTATACTCGTGCAGTGTTCAGAGCTTCATAAGTACAAGCTAGCAGAGAAGTGGTAAGCTAacttcttaattctttatttACTCTTACCTGTGTTGATAAATCTCTGCTAGCagtcatgttatatatatttctcactTCATATTACAAAGTTCATTGTATAATGTAATTTTTGCCCATTTCGTCTGTACTGTTTTACTCTTAACTTAGGACTTTTAACATATAGCTTTATTTCAGATCATTAGATGTATAAACCTCTTACTTTTACATCAATCTCTCTGTAACACCCCGTTCTcgtaggatagagacgttactaacaaacatgATAAAAGGCCCGGTAACgagactcattactctgaaatacctcatttattgaaagaaacttaactgaaaggatataaatagtcttgaaacttgaaactgattaacgcaaaacatgagctaatcttaaacaagactagttattgaaatgacataaaagaaacttaattcttgtgtaaatgacacttattcgtctctaagtccttatactaaatctactcctggccatccagctctgcatcatcataatcaccatctgtggcaatcaacatagaagaaaacaaaagacaaacaacaaaaatgagtcgaatactcagtaaataatacatcataccgtaaaatactatctagcttagcataaatttgatttttaaagctttatcataactttcatataacattcatggattaacatgagcggaaacattcataatcatggcaaacatgaagcgtgaatgcatgagtaacttgtttatcttgaattgtacttatttcatggtgaaccacgcttgagtccatggcaccacata
This Carya illinoinensis cultivar Pawnee chromosome 11, C.illinoinensisPawnee_v1, whole genome shotgun sequence DNA region includes the following protein-coding sequences:
- the LOC122281447 gene encoding inositol polyphosphate multikinase alpha-like; the encoded protein is MLKVPDHQVAGHKGRDGMLGPLIDDSGHFYKPLQDDDRGSNEVAFYKSFSSNTEIPDHVRRFFPIFYGTRLIEASDGSGLHPHLVMQDIISSHLYPSIMDIKIGSRTWPPQASEDYIQTHLKKDRDTTSIALGFRISGLQVRGSKESETWKPDKKLVKKFTAKDVSLVLRKFVSSNTSVDTGMDPDCSFASAVYGGSTGILAQLLELKKWFEDQTIYHFFSCSVLMVYDKESVVKERNYGAEVKLVDFAHVLEGKGVIDHNFLGGLCSLIKFIMEILTGCDEDEEAKASLQDPKKNCNYTD